AAATCAAGAGCTTCTAGAATAGGATAAACGGCTCCGTACGATTGATGCAATAATGTGGATATACACGAAAACTGATAGTTATACATTGATTTTTTATTCTTTCAAACCGGCAGTTTTAGTCAAGAAAAAAGTCGGTAGAAAAGTCGGTAGATGCTGTGGTGAAATATGCTTTCAAATGAGTACATTAAAATAAAGAAACCGCTCAATAGAGCGGTTTTTGATTACACATGATTATACATGAGTAGTTATTATCGAGGTGACAGGATTCGAACCTGCGGCATCTACGTCCCGAACGTAGCACTCTACCAAGCTGAGCTACACCTCGTTTGTCAACAAACATTATTCTAACAGATTTAAATAAAAAGTCAAGGATTGGTATATGAGAAAGAAGAAAAAACAATATTCTCTATTAAAAGGGATTTGCCTTGTTGCCGGTCATTTTACACAGGCAAGGGGGCGTGATACAATGAATATAAATTTGCTTTTCCATAACATCAAAAGCGGGTTGGTTGTGGTATAATGTTTCTTAAATTAGGCGAAATAAGGGGAGTCTGTATATGTTGACATCTAAAGAAATTAGAGAGAAATTTATTCGGTATTTTGAAGCTGCAGGGCATACGCATGTGGCCAGTGGCTCTTTAGTCCCACATAATGACCCGACTTTGCTTTTTACAAATGCCGGCATGAACCAATTTAAGGAAGTTTTTTTAGGCGTTGACCAACGTCCCTATACGCGTGCGGTGACGTCACAAAAATGTGTCCGCGCCGGCGGCAAGCATAATGATTTGGAAACGGTCGGCAAAACGGCCAGACACCATACCTTCTTTGAAATGCTGGGCAACTTTTCTTTTGGGGATTACTTTAAGAAAGATGCCATTAATTTTGCCTGGACCTTTTTAACGGAAGAATTAGGGCTTAATCCGGATGATTTGTGGATTACCATTTATAAAGATGACGATGAAGCTTATGATTTATGGCACGAGCGCACCGGCTTTGGTCCGGAAAAAATTCTTCGCTTAGGAGAAAAGGACAATTTCTGGCAGATGGGGGATGTCGGTCCCTGCGGGCCGTGCAGTGAGATTCACTATGACCGCGGCAGTGCTTTTGCCTGTGATCACGAAGACGGCTGCGCCCTGGGGGTATGTGATTGCGACCGATGGTTGGAAATTTGGAACCTGGTCTTTATGCAATACAACCGTCATGAGGATGGAACGCTGGAACCGCTGCCGAAGCCGAGTGTGGATACGGGCATGGGGCTGGAACGTATCGCTTCTGTTTTACAAGGGGTGCCCAACAACTGGGAAACGGACTTGTTTAAACCCCTGTTGACCTTTATTGGAGGGCTGTGTGGGAAAGCTTACGATCCTGGCAAGGCGGGTTTTCCCTTCCGGGTCATTGCTGATCATGGCAGATGTGCGACGTTTTTAATTGCAGACGGGGTATTGCCGTCCAATGAAGGGCGGGGCTATGTGTTGCGCCGGATTATTCGCCGGGCGGTGCGGCTGGGTAAGACCTTGGGCTTAAATGAACCCTTCCTGTATAAGATTACGGCGGAAGTTGGCCGGTTGATGGGAGATGCTTACCCCTCCATTGTTGAACAGGCTTCCTTTGTTGAAGAAACCATCCGCAGTGAAGAAGAGCGGTTTATGAAAACGCTGTCTGAGGGGATGGAACGAGTTAGTGAAACCGTTCGTGCCTTGCAAAGCGAAGGCAAAACAGAGATTGACGGGAAGACGGCCTTTACCTTTTACGATACCTATGGCTTCCCGATTGATTTAACCAAGGATGTGGCTGAAGAAAATGGGCTTACCGTGGATGCAGAAGGCTTTGAACGGGCCATGGATGCACAGCGGCAGCAATCCAAGGCGGCGCAACAGACGGTCGACGCCTGGGACTTGGCCAAAGATGTACGCAGGGCTTTTCCGGACTTGGCCAAAACCGTCTTTACCGGATACGATCATTTGACCGGTGACGGTAAGATTTTGGGCCTGTTAAAAGATGGTGAGGGCGTTCATTCGGTGACGGAGGGAACGGTTCAAGTCATCTTAGACCAGACACCGTTTTATGCACAAGGCGGTGGCCAAATTGGTGACCGTGGTGAATTGATGGCGCCTAAGGGGCGGATTATCATTGATGAAACGGTTAAGCTCCCGGATGGGACCTTTGTTTTGACCGGCTCGGTGACAGGAACGGTGACGGTTGGCGATGCTGTGACGGAAAAGGTTTACGCCGGGACGCGCCGCAATATTGCCCGCAACCATACCGCTACCCACTTGTTGCATGCCGCTCTGCGTCAGGTTCTAGGAGAGGGCGTGCACCAGGCGGGCTCTTTAGTGGCCGATGACCACTTGCGGTTTGATTTTTCCCTGCAGCGGGCCATGACCCCATCAGAAATTCGCGAAGTGGAGGCCTTGGTCAATCGTGAAATTGAACAAGGTGAAGTCTTGTCGGTTCGTGAAATGTCTATTGATGAAGCCAACGACAACGGCTACATGGCCTTGTTTGGCGAAAAATACGGTGATGTGGTGCGGGGGGTCCAAATTGGCGATATCAGCCGGGAACTTTGTGGCGGTACGCACGTCAAGGACATCAGTGAAATCGGCATTTTTAAAATCATTTCAGAAGGTGCCGTTTCCGCGGGCATTCGACGGATTACGGCCTTAACCGGTGCCGGCGCCTATCGCTATCTGACAGAACAAATGGATACCTTGGACCAGCTAAAGACCTTCCTGAAGGTCAATCGGCCGGAAGACATTTTGGGCCGGGTTGAAAACTTGGAAGCCACGCTGAAAAATACAGAAAAAGAACTGGCCCAATTGAAGCAGGAAAAAGTCAAGGAAAGCCTTGGCGACCGTTTGAAAAATATCGTTAAAATTGATGATTTTGATGTTGTTGTCGATAAGGTTAAAGCAGGCAGTCCGGATGAATTGCGGCAAATGGCAGACCAATACCGAGATAAGATTAAATCCGGCCTAGTGCTTTTGGCCAGTGAAACAGAAGACAACAAGGTCATGTTGGTCAGTATGCTGACCAAAGACGAGGCGGTCAAACGGCTGCATGCCGGTAAGATCATCGGTCAAGTGGCGGAAATGCTGGGTGGCCGCGGTGGTGGCAGACCGGATATGGCCCAAGCTGGCGGTAAAGATCCAGAAAAACTGTCTGAAGCCTTGAATAAAGTGGCAGATATTGTACGAAATCAATTAAAAGAGAGATGATGGTATGCATAATGATATGGATGAAACCATGTATTTCAACAAGTCAAGCTCCAGTGAGATGACACCGCGCGATATTTTGCGGACGGTATATCGGGCCCTAGAAGAAAAAGGTTACGAGCCTATGAATCAAATTGTAGGCTACTTGCTGAGCGGTGACCCGGCCTATATTACCAGCTATCAAAATGCGCGGGCATTGATCAAGCAAATTGACCGTGATGAATTCATTGAAGAGATGCTGGCAGAATACATCGGCCTCTCCCAGCGGAGACGCTGATGCGTGTCATGGCCTTGGATGTCGGTGAACGTCGCATCGGCGTTGCCGTCAGCGATGCCCTGGGCATTACAGCCCAGGGCGTCCAGACCCTGCAGCGGAAAAATGATGACCAGGCCATACAGGCGCTAAAGGCGTTGGCCCAAACGTATGAAGTCGGCGCCTGGGTAATCGGTCTGCCGAAAAACATGAATAATTCTTTAGGATTTAAATCTGAAGAAACCAAAGCCTTTGCCGATTTGCTGTCGGAAGCCCACCCGCTTCCGGTCTACTGGATGGATGAACGGTTAACGACCGTTGCCGCCACCCAAGTGCTTTTACAGGCAGATGTCAGCCGTAAAAAGCGCAAGAAAAAAGTGGACCAACTGGCAGCGGTCTTGATTTTACAAACGTGGATGGACAGCCCTAAAGGGCAGGAGGTATGTCGTGGACAATAAACAAAATGATGAAGCTGTGCAGGATGAGATGACGAAAGAATTATTCCCTGAAAATGTCATTGTCCTGGTGGATGAAAATGATACGGCACAACCCTTTGAACTGATCGGGGATTTTGATTTTGAAGATGCCGCCTATGCGGTGGTGGCCCCTTATGCACCGGATGAAGAAGCCGATGAGACAACCGTGATGGTTTTTCGTATTGCGGACGAAGACGGGGAAGACGTCTTGTATGAAATTGACGATGACGAAGAATGGAACCGCGTCGTCGACTACTGGAATCAGTCCATGTAATGGTGTGACGCATCACAAACGGAGGGTCACTTATGTCTGAGCAATTCACAGTATTGATCATCGATGATTATGCCCTTAACCTTGAATTGCTTGAAAGCTATCTGATGAACTCACGCTTTAACATGACCATTTTAAAGGCTGCTACTGGCCTGGAGGCCATGCAAATTTTCAACAGCAATGAGCTGGACTTGGTGATTACCGATGTGATGCTGCCGGATATTGACGGATTTGAATTGTGCCGGATGATGAAAGACCTTCGGCAGGAGAATTTTTTGCCGGTGATTATGGTAACGGCACTGAGCGATCGCAATCATCGCCTACATGGGTTAGCGAGCGGCGCCGATGATTTTTTGACCAAACCGGTGAGTGGGGATGAATTGCTGATTCGCGTCGGCAATTTATTGCGCCTGCGGAAGGCAACCGTTGATTTGAATGCGCGCTACCTTGAACTGAGTCAGGACTTAAAATTGGCGCGCCAGCTGTTGAACGATTTCTTGCCAC
This portion of the Peptococcus niger genome encodes:
- the ruvX gene encoding Holliday junction resolvase RuvX, with product MRVMALDVGERRIGVAVSDALGITAQGVQTLQRKNDDQAIQALKALAQTYEVGAWVIGLPKNMNNSLGFKSEETKAFADLLSEAHPLPVYWMDERLTTVAATQVLLQADVSRKKRKKKVDQLAAVLILQTWMDSPKGQEVCRGQ
- a CDS encoding DUF1292 domain-containing protein yields the protein MDNKQNDEAVQDEMTKELFPENVIVLVDENDTAQPFELIGDFDFEDAAYAVVAPYAPDEEADETTVMVFRIADEDGEDVLYEIDDDEEWNRVVDYWNQSM
- a CDS encoding IreB family regulatory phosphoprotein encodes the protein MDETMYFNKSSSSEMTPRDILRTVYRALEEKGYEPMNQIVGYLLSGDPAYITSYQNARALIKQIDRDEFIEEMLAEYIGLSQRRR
- the alaS gene encoding alanine--tRNA ligase, with amino-acid sequence MLTSKEIREKFIRYFEAAGHTHVASGSLVPHNDPTLLFTNAGMNQFKEVFLGVDQRPYTRAVTSQKCVRAGGKHNDLETVGKTARHHTFFEMLGNFSFGDYFKKDAINFAWTFLTEELGLNPDDLWITIYKDDDEAYDLWHERTGFGPEKILRLGEKDNFWQMGDVGPCGPCSEIHYDRGSAFACDHEDGCALGVCDCDRWLEIWNLVFMQYNRHEDGTLEPLPKPSVDTGMGLERIASVLQGVPNNWETDLFKPLLTFIGGLCGKAYDPGKAGFPFRVIADHGRCATFLIADGVLPSNEGRGYVLRRIIRRAVRLGKTLGLNEPFLYKITAEVGRLMGDAYPSIVEQASFVEETIRSEEERFMKTLSEGMERVSETVRALQSEGKTEIDGKTAFTFYDTYGFPIDLTKDVAEENGLTVDAEGFERAMDAQRQQSKAAQQTVDAWDLAKDVRRAFPDLAKTVFTGYDHLTGDGKILGLLKDGEGVHSVTEGTVQVILDQTPFYAQGGGQIGDRGELMAPKGRIIIDETVKLPDGTFVLTGSVTGTVTVGDAVTEKVYAGTRRNIARNHTATHLLHAALRQVLGEGVHQAGSLVADDHLRFDFSLQRAMTPSEIREVEALVNREIEQGEVLSVREMSIDEANDNGYMALFGEKYGDVVRGVQIGDISRELCGGTHVKDISEIGIFKIISEGAVSAGIRRITALTGAGAYRYLTEQMDTLDQLKTFLKVNRPEDILGRVENLEATLKNTEKELAQLKQEKVKESLGDRLKNIVKIDDFDVVVDKVKAGSPDELRQMADQYRDKIKSGLVLLASETEDNKVMLVSMLTKDEAVKRLHAGKIIGQVAEMLGGRGGGRPDMAQAGGKDPEKLSEALNKVADIVRNQLKER